Below is a genomic region from Candidatus Eisenbacteria bacterium.
CTCAATGGAAGCCGGAAGGTGCGGAATAGGATGGGACGGACAACCCCCCTCACGACGATAGATCGGTTATCATTCCGTATTATGTTACGTTTCGCTATCCAAAAGGCACCCATTTCTTAAGTCTGGCACCGATGTAGGAAATTCCTACACAATTTATCGGTTTTCACGGGGATGGGAAAGTGGAATTCCGGTCTTTTTTGATGCCGACGGGACCAAACGACTTATGCCATTTTTATGCTGAGGCGATATAACAACCTAGGCCCTTCATCTAGGCCCCCTGGAGGGGTACCCCACCCCCCCGGAATTTGGGGTCCCGAAGAGTGGGGGCGGAGGGGGATATTGGTCCCACATCCGCTACAGCTTGCGGCTTCATTCTGGCGGGTTCCACGTGCGTTGTAGGAGCCGTCCCACGGCGTGCCATTCCGATGACGGATGGGGTTAGTCCCACGCATATTGCGACTCCCATGCTGGACGCGCTGTTCGAACACCTAGTTTCAAGTGTCCGGATGACCCCCCTATGTTTTGGGGCCTGGGGGAATTTTTCTGGATTTTCCGGGGCGCATACAGTGCTGGTTCTGTCTGCTGTTTGGTGAGGCTGTTTGGTACTGGCGCGGGACTTTTTTTGGCGATGTTCTGGGTCAGGAAATTTTTTGCTTGACAAGCGCGTTGGTGGTGTGATACTTTTTTCAGATGCGACGCGACTCCGCTACTGCCGGCAATAGATCGCGTCCGGGTTCAATGGTCCCGAGAAACCCACTAAACCTGCCCAGTGTGTTGACGTGGAGGTTTAATGCCTACCAAGGCCAGAAAAACCACTGTCGTTCTGTCCATGCAATAGCCCTGCTCTGTCCCACCGGTGACAACAGGCGACTGGGAGGCAGCCTCACGAGCTGTCCCTTGAAGTCAGACGCGATATATCTTCCTACCGAAGATCCTGCTGAAGTAAAAAATATGGAGAGGGAACGGAATTTGCCTTCTCCGATAATCCCATGATCTGGCAGACAAATGGACGGTCTGGAAAACCCACAGGGTCGCGCCATGGATGGATGCCCCGGAGCATCTGGGGATTCACGGGATTATGGTGCTTATAGCGGTAGACGGACCAGTTGAAGGATTGTCCTGGGTTAAACTCATAATGGGTCATGAGGCTTATTGGCGTCATGCATCCAACCCAAGGGCAATCGCCGCTACGGTAGTGGAAACGGCTTTTTCATCCACTTCCGTACCAGCCTGACTCATCTCAGGCACGGCCACAACAAGGGCCACAATGGTAGACGCCCATAACCTCCCAGGAAAAAACCGGCCTATGGCAAAAAATTTCTTGACTTGCCTACCTTGCCTTTGGTAAAATTATTTCGGACGCGAGCGCATGACGTGGCCCCCCCGGATTGAACCCCCGGGGGGGTTTTTTTGTGTGCCCAATGCCGGTGATGGCAGTCTCGTGCGGAGCAGGCGTTTTGCAGCGCGTTAGGCGAAGGATGATCTTGCGTTGGCGGAGCTTCACGGTTAAGCTTGGCTGATGAACACCCGTCCTAGCGCCGGCGCGCCTCGAGGTATCGCGGCCATGAGCAGGGATCACGTCGCCTGCGCCTGTGGGTGGACTTGCAGCCTCTCTGGGAAAAAAGCTGAACTGTCCGAGTTCGATTACCTGCTTGACCGTTTTAATGGGCATCTGTGTCGTGACGGAAAGGGATTTTCGGTCGTGAGTTTTACCGAAGCCGTGGCGGAAGGAGGTGATGCGTGATGTCTAAACACAAGGGCAGGAAGCCCAAGAGTCCTCGAAAGCCGAGTTGCTGACCGTGGGCACGGTTCTGTCGACGAAACGCCGGTACACGGAAAAAGAGATCAAGAAATTCTGGCTTAGGAATTTCCTCCGGCACCGTCTGGTCAAGGACGCCTGCCGCTACGTGCATATCACGCGGCGCGCGTTCAACTGCTGGCTTCGCGATGACCCCGACTTCCGCAATGCCTACGAGAGCATGAAGCAGGATATCCTCGACGATATCCGCAAGATCGCCTACAAAAAGGCCGGTCTGCTGAAAATGTCCCCCGAGGAGAAGAAAGCCGGGGACATGAAGTCCACGTCGGACGGGATGATCCAGTTCCTCCTGCGCCAGGACCCGGAGTTCAAGGACCTCTCCTCGGCCAACACCGCCATCACCAACCTCAGCATCAAGGGACTAGACGCTTCCGCCATCTCCCGTCTCGCCCTTCCCCCGGGGAGCGCCGATGACGAGGAGCAGGTTTTTTCACCTCCCGGCACACCGCGAGTCGTTTTCCCAGACGTGAAGCCCGCCGTTGACTTCAAGTCGGAGAGTCTTGAGGAAGTGTTCGATAATATCGAAGCCGAGGAGGAGAACGCGCCGCTCGAGCAGTCCCCGGTCGTCGAGGCGCCGCCGGCGTTCGTGGGAGACTCCACCGGAATAAGCCTCAACCGCCCGGAGTGCCAGGAGACGAGCTATTCCGAGCTTCTTGAAGAGCTGGGGAAAGAGCCGGAGCATCCGCGCACTCCGGAGAAAAACCTCCTCATCCATGATCCCGTCGTCGAGAAGCCGGTTGAGCCGCCGCCCATGCCCGAAAAGCTCGACTTGAATAAATTAAAACCCGCCGATATCTTCACTGACGAGTTCTTCGTCCAAGGCGCCAGGAACCTCCTCGCCAATCGCCCGCAATTCGTGTCATTTATAAAAAAAGGTTTTAGGTACCACACAGAAAATTGCTTCAAGTGCTGCGAACTCCCCGTTAAGGAATGGTGCGAGGAGTGTCGGTTGTTCGCGATAAAGTCGGCGCGTGGAACCGGCGTGTGGAAACGCCTGGAAAAAGCGAAGGGCTCCACCTCGTCTACCAAGAGCAGTGCCTAGGCTAAGCGAAGAGCAGAACGTCCCCGCCCTCGATGCCGGAAGCATATCCCTCGATTTCTCCAACAACGAGGTCCAGCGGCGCTTCATGCTCTGCCCGGCAAAATTCCAGAATTTCTCCGGCGGCTTCGGCTCCGGGAAAACCACCGCCTGCTGCGCCAAGGCCCTCATCCTCTCCGCCATCATGCCCGGCAACATGGGCGTCGTCCTGCGCGAGACCTACCCAGAACTCCGCGATACCACGCGAAAAACTTTCTTCGAGATACTTCCCAAGGGCTGGGTCGGCCAGTGGAAGGAGTCGGAGAACCGCCTGATCCTCAAGAACGGCTCCGAGGTCCTGTTCCGGCATTTCGAGAACGACAAGATAAAAGTCGGCGCCAACCTTGGCTGGTTCTTCATCGATCAGGCCGAGGAAGCCTCCGAGCAGATTTTCTTGGGCCTCCAGGGTCGCCTCCGACGAAACGTCCCACGCCTCTACGGCCTCCTCGCCATGAACCCGAACGGCAAGGATTGGCAGTATAGACGCTTTGTCGAGAACAAGGACCCTGATTACGTCAACTTCGACTCCTCGACCATGGATAACCGCAAGAACCTCCCGCCGGGTTATATCGAGGGGATGATGTCGGCTTACTCGCCTGAGTGGGTCGAGCGCTTCGTCTACGGGAAATGGACCAAGATGTCCGGCCTCATCCTGCATGAATTCGACCCCGACCGTCACATGATCGATCCCATCCTCCTGCCCGCGCGCTGGCCGAAATTCCGCGGCCTTGACTGGGGCGTGGACTCGCCCTCGACCTGCGTGTTCATCGCCGTGGACGAGCAGGGGGTCCGCTATGTGTTCGATGAGTACGGCGACTCGTCCCGGACCCCAGAGGAACACGCTCAGGAGATCAAGGCAAAGTCCAAACAGTACGAGCCATTCCGAGCGTCGGTCCTGGACTCCACCGCCTTCCGCCGAGAGGCAGACTTGAAAAGCGTCGGTGACCGCTACATCCGCTCCGGTCTCTATTGTCAGCAAGGCACCAGGGACCTCCTAGCTTCTATCCTCCACGTCAAGCATCTTCTGAAAACCGACAAGCTGAGGTTTGTCCGCGGCGCGACCGACGAGACCGTGCGCGAGATGCAGGCCTGGAAGTGGGGGCCGATCGTCGCTGGAAAAGAAAAGCCCGCCCGAGGCAACGACCACTACCTCGATGCCATGCGCTACGTCTTGTATTACATCGACCGAAAAAAGTTATATTCATCCCCGGATAAGGACAAGTTGCGAAACGAGCGTTTTTCAGCTAAGCTCACGCTGGGGGAAACGAAAATAAACTGCGACGCCGTTACCGGGTTGCCCGCGTGAGCCCGCTGTGAGCCAAGCGTGGGTCCAGGAAATCCTGGAGAAAACCTCGACCTTCGAGCGCGATCACGGCTCCCACCTCCGCGACTGGAACCGCAACGACCGTCTTTATCGCTCCATCCCCGTCAAGTCGCGCTCGGAGAACCAGTCGAATACCTTCATCCCCGAGATGTTCGTCGAGGTGGAGGCGCTGGCCACCGCCGTGTTCGAGATGGTCATGTCCGATACCACCGACGCGCTCTTCTTCGATGTGGTCGGCCAGGACGGGACCCTCGATGACACCGTCCGCGCCATGGTCACCAAGGCGACGCTCGCCAAGCAGATCGAGGTGGTTGAGCTTCAGTCCAAGCTTATGCCGTTCTTCAGAGGCCTCATCCTCCAAGGATCACAACCCATCAGCCTCCCCTGGCGCGTCGGCTACAAAAGCTACTACGACCGTGGCCTGCGCAAGCGCGTTCCGGCCTTCGACTCTTGGGATTTCCTGTCCGTAAAGATTTTTAATTTCGCCTTCGACGACGCCGTAGACTCCATAGAAAATGCCTCCTGGGCCGCGCAGACCATGCACGTCAATGCTATGTCGGCGAGACGCATGGCGAAGAATGGCATCTGGTCGGCCAAGGCGGTCGATAAGGCGCTTCCCTCCGGCATCATGCGCAACCCCCACGAGGAGGAGTCCCGCCGCACCGCAGGCTACCTGACCCAGTTCAACCAGGGGAAGGGCCTCACCGCCGTCGAGTATTTCGGTACCCTGGAGTCAAAGGACGACGGCGAGATATATTGGGCCGTCGCGTCCAAGAACGGCCAGCCATTGAAAGAGCCCGAGCTGAACCCCTACGGCCATGGCGAACTCCAGTGGATGATGGCGAGATGGTTCACCGTCGCAGAGGAACCTCTCGGTATCGGCATCGGCCATGTCAACTACCGCCAGCAGGCGGAGATCAACGACCGCCGCAACTTTATCAACGACCTTCTCTACGCCAGCCTCTACAGCATGTGGCTCAAGCGCTCCGACTCGGGCATCATGCTCCCTGGAAATAAAATGCGCTACAGCCCGCACCAAATACTTGAGGGCGACATTATCAGCGACGAGGCCTTGCGGCCTCTGCGCCCCGACATGAGCGGCCTGTCAGGTGCGATTAATCTCGAAGCCGGGGATATCGAACGCATGCGCCGCCACTCGGGAGCGACCTCGACCCTCCAGGCACAGGCCACCGGAATAACGGCCACCGAGACCACCGCCATCCAGTCTGAAGCCACACGCCGTGTCAAGGCTATGGTTCGCTCGGAACTCGGCGGTTTTCTTCGCAAGATGCTTTATCGTGCCCATGCCTTGAATCTTCAGCTCATGGATCGTCCCCTCATCGCCCGCATTATGAACTCGGACGGCTTGGAGGTTTTCGGTGAAGTCACCAACCGAGACCTCATACTCAATCCCGACATCCGCATCAAGCTGACGACCGACCTGGACTTCCGGCCGTTTAAGCGTCGTGAGCTGATCGAGATGCTGGAGGTGTTCGCCCGCCTGTCACAGACCGGCGTCCTCGGCTCCCGGCGGTTGGTTCCTGATCCTATCGTCGAGGAGTTGGCCAGGACCTACGGCATGGACCCGAGAAAGTTTTTCAGTCGTGATGGCGTCATCGAGGCCGAGACGCGCCGGGCCACGCAAAGTCCGGATGTCCAGCAGAACGCCCTGCAACAGCTCATGGCCGAGTCTCCGGGAGCGCAAGAAGTTCTTGCGTCCGGGATGGCCTCCGGCGTTCCAGCGGGGGCGATATGAGCCTCGAAAAAGACCTTGCCGCCATCGTCAACAAAACCAAGGATGCTAAGGAAGTTGTAAAAGACGGCAGGGCCATGCAGAGACTCGCCAAGAACCCGGATTTTCAGACGTATGAGAATTTGCTCAAAGAGGCGTATATCCTGCTCATCCGCAGGTTCCGTTCCGCCAAGCCGGATGAACTTCAACAGCTCCAAGGCGCCTTGATTCAGCACGAGGTGATCCTGAGCATCCCGCAGAAAATTCTCGCGGCGGCGGAAAAGCTCGTCGCCATGGACCGTGAGGAGCAGGAGTCAAGAGAGGTCGGCAATGCCAGATGAAATCACGAAAGCGGATGAGCATATGCTTGCGGCCAAAGCCAGGGCAGGAGAT
It encodes:
- a CDS encoding phage terminase large subunit; its protein translation is MPRLSEEQNVPALDAGSISLDFSNNEVQRRFMLCPAKFQNFSGGFGSGKTTACCAKALILSAIMPGNMGVVLRETYPELRDTTRKTFFEILPKGWVGQWKESENRLILKNGSEVLFRHFENDKIKVGANLGWFFIDQAEEASEQIFLGLQGRLRRNVPRLYGLLAMNPNGKDWQYRRFVENKDPDYVNFDSSTMDNRKNLPPGYIEGMMSAYSPEWVERFVYGKWTKMSGLILHEFDPDRHMIDPILLPARWPKFRGLDWGVDSPSTCVFIAVDEQGVRYVFDEYGDSSRTPEEHAQEIKAKSKQYEPFRASVLDSTAFRREADLKSVGDRYIRSGLYCQQGTRDLLASILHVKHLLKTDKLRFVRGATDETVREMQAWKWGPIVAGKEKPARGNDHYLDAMRYVLYYIDRKKLYSSPDKDKLRNERFSAKLTLGETKINCDAVTGLPA